A window of the Cloacibacillus sp. An23 genome harbors these coding sequences:
- a CDS encoding TetR/AcrR family transcriptional regulator — protein sequence MNEKYISPAQAAARESISSNTGKKEELMRVGLELIAKNGLNNTSVNDIIEEAGVAKGTFYYYFTGKEDFLKTTMMAIWPKDSFTHLDAHPETPIAEKLTDYAKTYLHSVKKNMSRDFCRLWVRVVMEHDDPVMRLAADTSYLLSMLEEAREKGELKPDTDCAGICRMITAYLYGACFLWEMDENMDAVESVELFCEAVSRFIEKYLS from the coding sequence TTGAACGAAAAATATATCAGCCCGGCTCAGGCCGCCGCAAGAGAATCAATTTCTTCAAACACAGGCAAAAAAGAGGAATTGATGCGGGTCGGTCTTGAGCTGATTGCGAAAAACGGCCTGAACAACACTTCGGTGAACGACATCATCGAAGAGGCCGGGGTCGCTAAGGGCACTTTCTATTACTATTTCACGGGGAAAGAAGATTTTCTGAAAACCACTATGATGGCGATCTGGCCGAAAGATTCTTTCACGCACCTTGACGCGCACCCAGAGACGCCGATTGCGGAAAAACTGACGGATTACGCGAAAACCTATCTGCATTCCGTGAAAAAGAATATGAGCAGAGACTTCTGCCGGCTGTGGGTCAGGGTCGTAATGGAGCACGACGACCCCGTCATGCGTCTCGCCGCCGACACCTCGTATCTCCTCTCGATGCTCGAAGAGGCCAGGGAGAAAGGCGAGCTGAAACCCGACACGGACTGCGCAGGTATATGCCGGATGATTACGGCCTACCTGTACGGAGCCTGCTTCCTATGGGAGATGGACGAGAATATGGACGCGGTCGAAAGCGTCGAGCTTTTCTGCGAAGCCGTGAGCCGTTTTATCGAAAAGTATCTGAGCTAG
- a CDS encoding SDR family NAD(P)-dependent oxidoreductase, which translates to MDAKMLDGKVAIITGASYGMGRTMAELFAEEGAKVVITARGKEKLDEVVKGINEKGGQAVGVVADTCSTEDTKRVFETALKEFGDVDILINNAGIGEQKLIDETDDDWMLYVMNTNLGGPMRYIREALKIFLPKNDGVIINISSVNGTRPFCGATYTSTKGALNTLTKNVAMRLIDTNIRCNAVAPGATITPAHLANKAGEQPGGAEMLKYSGHFVYFPGPECEAIDQAYACLYLASKMGKAVKGQVIQVCNGAFL; encoded by the coding sequence ATGGATGCAAAAATGCTTGACGGCAAGGTAGCTATAATCACCGGCGCGAGCTACGGGATGGGGCGCACGATGGCGGAACTCTTCGCCGAAGAAGGCGCGAAGGTCGTAATCACGGCGCGCGGCAAAGAAAAACTCGACGAGGTGGTAAAGGGCATAAACGAGAAGGGCGGCCAGGCGGTCGGAGTCGTGGCCGACACATGCTCGACCGAGGACACGAAGCGCGTGTTCGAGACGGCGCTCAAAGAGTTCGGCGACGTGGACATCCTCATCAACAACGCCGGCATAGGCGAGCAGAAGCTCATCGACGAGACCGACGACGACTGGATGCTCTACGTCATGAACACGAACCTCGGCGGCCCGATGCGCTATATCCGCGAGGCGCTCAAGATATTCCTTCCGAAGAACGACGGCGTCATCATCAACATCTCCTCCGTCAACGGCACGCGCCCCTTCTGCGGCGCGACCTACACCTCGACGAAGGGCGCGCTCAACACTCTGACCAAGAACGTAGCGATGCGCCTCATAGACACGAACATCCGCTGCAACGCCGTCGCCCCGGGCGCGACTATCACCCCGGCGCACCTCGCGAACAAGGCCGGCGAGCAGCCCGGCGGCGCCGAGATGCTGAAGTACAGCGGACATTTCGTCTACTTCCCGGGCCCCGAGTGCGAGGCGATCGACCAGGCTTACGCCTGCCTCTATCTCGCGAGCAAGATGGGCAAGGCTGTCAAGGGACAGGTAATCCAGGTCTGCAACGGGGCTTTCCTCTAA
- a CDS encoding SMP-30/gluconolactonase/LRE family protein yields MKMKFIPAFAAAAAICSASACFAAQNSLTYDASVLGPSPVPAMERGLQTAAAEQWLKVSDGAHELEGATFGPDGALYFCDVTARKVMRVTKDKELSEFASFKDFAPGGLAFAPDGRLFAAALDFPSGRGVIAAIAPDGSKMEYILPPEAGYMPNDVIFDKNGGFYFSDFKGTPSEPKGGIYYAAPDMKTVSVVAADFAQANGVALSPDGTVLWATEFGRNLLYRFELESAVKVSELGTSVPYRFIGPAPDSMRTDADGNVYVAMYGQGRVMAFNGSGIPIGQILLPGREEARIATTSLAIDPGSKEAYIVARTVKDGGGAWIYRFGAFAHGPAVNVNK; encoded by the coding sequence ATGAAAATGAAATTTATTCCCGCATTCGCCGCGGCTGCGGCGATATGCTCCGCTTCCGCCTGTTTCGCCGCGCAGAACAGCCTGACCTACGACGCGTCGGTGCTCGGGCCGTCGCCTGTTCCCGCGATGGAACGCGGCCTCCAGACCGCGGCTGCGGAACAGTGGCTCAAGGTGTCGGACGGCGCGCACGAGCTCGAAGGAGCGACATTCGGCCCGGACGGCGCGCTCTACTTCTGCGACGTCACCGCGCGCAAGGTCATGCGCGTCACGAAGGATAAGGAGCTCTCCGAATTCGCGTCTTTCAAGGACTTCGCCCCCGGAGGCCTCGCCTTCGCGCCCGACGGGCGCCTCTTCGCGGCGGCGCTCGACTTCCCGAGCGGCAGGGGCGTGATAGCCGCGATAGCCCCGGACGGCTCGAAGATGGAATACATCCTTCCGCCCGAGGCCGGCTATATGCCGAACGATGTAATCTTTGACAAAAACGGCGGATTTTACTTCAGCGACTTCAAAGGCACTCCCTCAGAGCCGAAAGGCGGTATATATTACGCGGCCCCCGACATGAAGACGGTCTCGGTAGTCGCGGCTGATTTCGCGCAGGCGAACGGCGTCGCGCTCAGCCCCGACGGGACGGTGCTGTGGGCTACGGAGTTCGGGCGCAACCTGCTCTACCGCTTCGAACTTGAAAGCGCGGTCAAGGTGTCGGAGCTCGGCACCTCCGTCCCGTACCGCTTCATCGGCCCCGCGCCGGACTCCATGCGCACCGACGCGGACGGCAACGTCTACGTCGCGATGTACGGACAGGGGCGCGTCATGGCCTTCAACGGCAGCGGCATACCGATAGGACAGATACTGCTGCCGGGGCGCGAAGAAGCCAGGATAGCGACGACCAGCCTCGCGATAGACCCCGGCTCGAAGGAAGCGTATATAGTCGCGCGCACCGTGAAGGACGGCGGCGGCGCGTGGATCTACAGATTCGGAGCCTTCGCGCACGGCCCCGCGGTCAACGTCAACAAGTAA